A region from the Treponema pallidum subsp. pallidum str. Nichols genome encodes:
- a CDS encoding ComEC/Rec2 family competence protein, with protein sequence MLRKGERCISVEQCNRIGQRGYRAHISPAVVMAIAAVGGFYGTHVYEVPFPYAFFGAVQACVLCIGCLLVRSGVRFFSRWGAVRIWRRWGIAYTSVCRCCNTLFFVFCGLCVACVARTSLMVQQAPLQTLAQPQKLRVLTIHLLQEPKPAGTRFRVRARVLGAGYIDGASFSARGVCTVLFPAEVILQQYATDMTDDADARVCQYYARGLRCQIRGRFASSAPKLFISSSTPPRFVGWSSYFAQMRAQMRVALMRFLSPWGRAGGLLLALLSADSVFLSDEMRVAFRHAGLAHVLALSGMHLSLVGASATFLGRFIGTRHRGMQGAFFAMLVFVWFAGISPSLARALGMTLVLMGGQMAYVRVGLFSVLCAVLSIHMLIAPHDVQTLSFMLSYGALAGIVLLGSEITEMMSGLIPRPLASLLGTSCSAQFFTAPIVLSVIGYFAPIGVLASCVVSPLIALFLIGGSVALCCSLAVPAVAPFLSWGVYFFGEGLCAVVRFFACAPLVYVQSACGHVCAALFSFLLGGGLLEAARRVRVHKDTYVLPEL encoded by the coding sequence GTGTTGCGCAAAGGGGAGAGGTGCATCAGCGTGGAACAGTGTAACAGAATCGGGCAGAGGGGGTACAGAGCGCATATATCCCCTGCAGTGGTGATGGCCATTGCTGCGGTGGGAGGTTTTTATGGGACTCACGTGTATGAGGTACCGTTTCCGTATGCATTCTTTGGTGCAGTACAGGCGTGTGTGCTGTGTATTGGGTGTTTGTTGGTCCGCAGTGGTGTGCGGTTCTTTTCTCGTTGGGGTGCTGTCCGTATCTGGAGGAGGTGGGGAATCGCATACACCAGCGTATGTCGGTGTTGTAATACGCTTTTTTTCGTGTTCTGTGGTCTGTGTGTTGCCTGCGTTGCGCGAACCTCCCTCATGGTACAACAAGCTCCGTTGCAAACACTTGCACAACCCCAAAAACTACGCGTTTTGACTATACACCTTTTGCAAGAGCCAAAGCCTGCAGGCACGCGCTTTCGTGTTCGGGCGCGCGTATTGGGTGCAGGTTACATAGACGGTGCTTCCTTTTCTGCACGTGGGGTGTGCACTGTATTATTTCCTGCAGAGGTAATTTTGCAGCAGTACGCTACCGATATGACGGACGACGCGGATGCCCGCGTCTGTCAGTATTACGCGCGTGGGTTGCGCTGTCAGATTCGTGGGCGCTTTGCATCTTCTGCACCGAAGCTTTTTATCAGTAGTTCTACACCACCACGCTTTGTTGGCTGGAGTTCCTATTTTGCACAGATGCGCGCACAGATGCGGGTTGCACTCATGAGGTTTTTATCTCCATGGGGGCGTGCAGGGGGATTGTTACTCGCGCTCCTTTCTGCAGATAGTGTTTTTCTTTCGGATGAAATGCGTGTCGCGTTTCGCCATGCAGGACTTGCTCACGTGTTGGCACTCTCTGGCATGCACTTGTCTTTGGTAGGGGCGAGTGCAACGTTTTTGGGCCGTTTCATCGGCACAAGGCACAGAGGTATGCAGGGGGCGTTTTTTGCGATGCTTGTCTTTGTGTGGTTTGCAGGTATATCGCCTTCCCTTGCGCGTGCACTTGGTATGACTTTAGTGCTGATGGGAGGACAGATGGCATACGTGCGCGTAGGACTTTTTTCTGTACTGTGTGCTGTACTTAGCATACATATGCTCATTGCGCCGCATGATGTACAGACGTTAAGTTTCATGTTGTCATACGGAGCGCTTGCAGGTATTGTGTTGCTTGGCTCTGAGATTACTGAAATGATGTCGGGTTTGATTCCTCGGCCACTTGCATCGCTGCTTGGAACGTCCTGTAGTGCGCAGTTTTTTACAGCACCGATAGTGCTTTCGGTCATTGGATATTTTGCCCCCATTGGGGTACTTGCCTCGTGTGTGGTTAGTCCGCTTATCGCCTTATTTTTGATAGGGGGGAGCGTGGCGCTGTGCTGCTCTTTGGCAGTGCCTGCTGTTGCGCCTTTTTTAAGTTGGGGTGTGTACTTTTTTGGTGAAGGACTCTGTGCGGTTGTGCGTTTTTTTGCGTGTGCGCCGCTTGTGTATGTACAGAGTGCCTGCGGACATGTGTGTGCTGCATTATTTTCTTTTTTACTCGGTGGGGGACTACTAGAGGCGGCGCGTCGCGTGCGTGTTCACAAGGATACATATGTGTTGCCCGAATTATAA
- a CDS encoding LolA family protein yields the protein MRRRRRFLTLCACAVHLLPLFPQTITTASVFFASVSEHYARLKDYAADLAMSTGSGTRAHLMRAKVIFKYPDRLRLDFSSPAEQTIVFTGDSLTIYLPTSRVALVQSVAKDDTVSAASLASPHGLALMKRFYTIAYETSSSPVPLGPDSGEMVVALVLNRKSAAETFKSLRVLVSAHTKLIRRIEAWPLSGEKITFDFSHYRLNVGIPDTRFLYDVPPTANVVHNFLFAD from the coding sequence ATGAGAAGACGGAGGCGCTTTCTCACTCTTTGCGCGTGTGCTGTGCACCTTCTTCCTCTTTTCCCTCAGACGATTACAACCGCTTCTGTCTTTTTCGCCTCAGTTTCTGAGCATTATGCCCGGTTAAAGGATTACGCTGCTGATTTGGCCATGAGCACCGGGTCAGGAACCCGCGCGCACCTTATGCGCGCAAAGGTTATTTTTAAATATCCAGACCGTCTGCGTTTGGATTTCTCAAGCCCTGCTGAACAAACTATTGTCTTCACGGGAGATAGCCTGACCATCTACTTGCCCACCTCCCGCGTCGCGCTTGTACAATCGGTAGCAAAAGATGACACAGTAAGTGCTGCTTCTCTAGCTTCGCCTCATGGTCTTGCGCTTATGAAGCGGTTCTACACGATAGCCTACGAGACGAGTTCTTCTCCTGTTCCCCTGGGTCCGGACAGTGGGGAGATGGTCGTTGCACTGGTGCTCAATCGTAAGTCTGCAGCAGAAACATTTAAATCTTTGCGCGTGCTTGTCTCGGCACATACCAAGCTTATCCGTCGCATTGAAGCGTGGCCTCTTTCGGGGGAAAAAATAACATTTGATTTCAGCCACTATCGTTTGAACGTCGGTATTCCAGACACACGGTTCCTCTACGATGTGCCCCCAACCGCAAATGTGGTGCACAATTTTCTCTTTGCTGATTGA
- the rsmA gene encoding 16S rRNA (adenine(1518)-N(6)/adenine(1519)-N(6))-dimethyltransferase RsmA: protein MCCPNYNSARALAQFLTERGLRMHKKWGQNFLLDPVLRTQLVKILAPERGERVWEIGAGIGAMTALLVQNSDFLTVFEIDRGFVQTLRKLFDAHVRVIEGDVLQQWHAAAAQEQPACVLGNLPYNIAARFIGNTIESGYIFKRMVVTVQKEIGLRMTALPAQKWYSYFSVLCQWQYEVRVIRNVAPVCFWPRPHVVSQALVLTKRNAVPSCVDPALFLHVTKTLFSARRKTVRNNLLTWQKRMPGGAAVCVEELCARAGIDARARAEQLSIYDFITLSDTLRALL from the coding sequence ATGTGTTGCCCGAATTATAATTCGGCGCGTGCACTTGCACAGTTTTTGACGGAGCGCGGTTTGCGGATGCATAAAAAGTGGGGGCAGAATTTTCTGCTCGATCCGGTGTTACGTACGCAGCTTGTTAAGATATTGGCGCCGGAGCGTGGGGAACGTGTATGGGAAATTGGTGCAGGCATTGGTGCGATGACCGCACTTTTGGTGCAAAACAGTGATTTTTTAACAGTGTTTGAAATTGATCGCGGCTTTGTGCAGACATTGCGCAAACTTTTTGATGCACACGTCCGTGTGATAGAAGGGGATGTGTTGCAACAGTGGCATGCTGCAGCAGCACAGGAACAACCTGCGTGTGTTCTAGGAAATTTACCCTACAATATTGCTGCCCGTTTTATTGGAAACACGATCGAATCAGGCTATATTTTTAAGCGTATGGTGGTGACCGTTCAAAAAGAAATCGGGTTGAGAATGACTGCGCTCCCTGCACAAAAATGGTATTCATACTTTTCAGTACTCTGTCAGTGGCAGTATGAAGTGCGTGTGATTCGTAACGTTGCGCCTGTCTGTTTTTGGCCGCGTCCTCATGTAGTTTCTCAAGCATTGGTACTCACCAAGCGTAATGCGGTGCCTTCTTGTGTGGATCCTGCGCTTTTTCTGCACGTGACGAAAACTTTGTTTTCTGCGCGGCGTAAAACGGTAAGAAATAATTTACTCACGTGGCAAAAAAGGATGCCAGGCGGTGCAGCTGTGTGTGTAGAAGAACTCTGCGCACGTGCAGGTATTGACGCGCGTGCGCGTGCAGAGCAACTGAGCATCTATGATTTTATTACGCTTTCTGATACGCTGCGCGCGCTACTGTAG
- the gnd gene encoding decarboxylating NADP(+)-dependent phosphogluconate dehydrogenase — protein MGADIGFIGLAVMGENLVLNIERNGFSVAVFNRTTTVVDRFLAGRAHGKRITGAHSIAELVSLLARPRKIMLMVKAGSAVDAVIDQILPLLEKGDLVIDGGNSHYQDTIRRMHALEAAGIHFIGTGVSGGEEGALRGPSLMPGGSAQAWPLVSPIFCAIAAKADDGTPCCDWVGSDGAGHYVKMIHNGIEYGDMQIIAEGYWFMKHALGMSYEHMHHTFTRWNTGRLHSYLIEITAAILAHQDTDGTPLLEKILDAAGQKGTGRWTCVAALEEGSPLTLITESVMARSLSAQKQARCKAHRVFGSPVKVSKAETLSAQQREELVSALEDALYCAKIVSYAQGFELLSHTAKRRGWTLDFSRIASLWRGGCIIRSGFLSKISAAFAQQHDLENLVLAPFFAEELKRACPGWRTIVAESVRQALPVPALSAALAWFDGFTGAALPANLLQAQRDYFGAHTYERTDAPRGEFFHTNWTGTGGDTIAGTYSI, from the coding sequence ATGGGCGCAGACATTGGGTTCATTGGACTTGCTGTCATGGGAGAGAATCTGGTTCTCAACATTGAGCGCAACGGTTTTTCCGTCGCAGTTTTCAATCGCACCACCACGGTGGTCGACCGATTTCTTGCAGGGCGCGCTCATGGCAAGCGAATCACCGGCGCCCACTCCATTGCAGAACTTGTTTCACTTTTGGCACGTCCACGCAAAATCATGCTCATGGTCAAAGCAGGCAGCGCAGTCGATGCGGTCATTGACCAGATACTGCCCCTTCTAGAAAAGGGGGACCTCGTTATCGACGGTGGCAACTCTCATTACCAGGATACCATCCGGCGCATGCATGCGCTAGAGGCCGCAGGTATTCATTTCATTGGCACAGGAGTTTCGGGGGGAGAAGAGGGGGCCCTCCGTGGACCGTCCCTCATGCCTGGAGGCTCTGCTCAGGCTTGGCCGTTGGTTTCTCCCATTTTCTGTGCCATTGCCGCCAAAGCCGACGATGGCACCCCGTGCTGCGACTGGGTCGGCAGTGATGGCGCCGGGCACTACGTGAAAATGATTCACAACGGCATTGAGTACGGCGACATGCAGATAATCGCCGAGGGCTACTGGTTTATGAAGCATGCGCTGGGCATGAGCTATGAGCACATGCACCATACGTTTACCCGCTGGAACACGGGCCGCTTACACTCGTACCTGATTGAGATTACCGCGGCTATTCTGGCACATCAGGACACAGACGGCACACCACTTTTAGAGAAAATTCTAGATGCCGCTGGACAGAAGGGGACGGGCAGGTGGACGTGTGTTGCAGCGCTCGAAGAAGGCAGCCCGCTTACACTGATCACAGAGTCAGTGATGGCGCGTAGTCTTTCTGCGCAAAAGCAAGCGCGCTGCAAGGCACATCGCGTTTTTGGTTCTCCCGTGAAAGTCTCCAAAGCAGAAACGCTAAGTGCACAGCAGCGCGAAGAACTGGTGTCTGCACTGGAAGACGCGCTGTATTGCGCGAAAATAGTCTCGTATGCGCAGGGTTTTGAGCTGTTATCGCATACGGCAAAGCGCCGAGGATGGACACTGGATTTTTCCCGGATTGCATCGCTGTGGCGTGGCGGGTGTATTATTCGTTCAGGATTCCTGTCCAAGATCAGTGCGGCGTTTGCTCAGCAGCACGATCTAGAGAATTTGGTACTTGCTCCCTTTTTCGCAGAGGAATTAAAGCGTGCGTGTCCAGGCTGGCGCACCATAGTGGCAGAATCGGTACGGCAGGCGTTGCCAGTTCCGGCCCTCTCTGCTGCGTTAGCCTGGTTTGATGGGTTCACCGGTGCTGCTTTGCCGGCCAACCTCCTTCAGGCACAGCGAGATTATTTTGGTGCGCACACCTACGAGCGCACAGATGCGCCGAGAGGAGAGTTTTTTCACACAAACTGGACAGGCACCGGCGGTGATACCATTGCAGGAACCTACTCAATATAG
- a CDS encoding glycine hydroxymethyltransferase, translated as MNNSALRAYLSTRAPDQIHSAFVAYLANLDLVAHQFPQIASDIVQELIDQRSYVKLIASENYSSLAVQAAMANLLTDKYAEGFPHHRYYGGCQNVDSIESAAAAEACALFGAEHAYVQPHSGADANLVAFWAILSRQIEMPTLSSLGVTAATHLSEEQWEVLRQKMGNQKLMGLDYFSGGHLTHGYRQNVSGRMFRVVSYAVDRDTGLLDYAAIEAQAKRERPLILLAGYSAYPRSINFRIFREIADKVGAVLMADMAHFAGLVAGGVFTGDEDPVRWSHIVTSTTHKTLRGPRGAFILCKKEFAEAVDKGCPLVLGGPLPHVMAAKAVAFREARNAAFKTYAHAVRDNARALADACIQQGMQLQTGGTDNHLLLLDVRPFGLTGRQAERALIDCGVTLNRNSLPFDPNGAWLTSGLRIGTPAVTSLGMGPEEMKRIARLIARVLGAATPVRTKTGALSKSAAEVPGEVRSSVCSEVRELLARFTLYPELDEPFLRAHFTRRPADKTPADEGT; from the coding sequence GTGAATAATTCCGCACTCCGTGCGTACCTGAGTACGCGTGCTCCTGACCAGATACATAGTGCTTTTGTTGCGTATTTGGCCAATCTTGATTTAGTTGCGCACCAGTTTCCGCAGATTGCTTCTGATATTGTGCAGGAGCTGATAGATCAGCGGTCGTATGTAAAGTTAATCGCAAGTGAGAATTACAGCTCTCTTGCGGTGCAAGCGGCGATGGCTAACTTGTTGACTGATAAATACGCAGAAGGGTTCCCCCATCATCGCTACTATGGCGGGTGTCAGAATGTTGATTCTATTGAGTCTGCCGCCGCTGCAGAAGCATGCGCGCTCTTTGGTGCTGAGCACGCATATGTCCAGCCGCACTCCGGTGCAGATGCGAATCTTGTTGCATTCTGGGCTATCCTTTCGCGGCAAATTGAAATGCCAACCCTTTCTTCTCTTGGTGTCACCGCCGCTACGCATCTGAGTGAGGAACAGTGGGAAGTACTGCGCCAGAAAATGGGTAATCAAAAACTTATGGGGTTAGATTATTTTTCAGGCGGTCACCTGACCCACGGGTACCGCCAAAATGTTTCAGGACGAATGTTTCGTGTGGTGTCCTACGCGGTGGACCGAGACACAGGACTGCTCGATTACGCTGCAATCGAGGCACAGGCAAAGCGGGAAAGACCACTTATTTTACTTGCCGGATACAGCGCGTATCCTCGTTCCATTAATTTCCGCATCTTTCGGGAAATTGCAGACAAAGTGGGCGCAGTACTCATGGCTGATATGGCTCACTTTGCTGGACTGGTTGCAGGCGGTGTTTTTACGGGAGACGAGGATCCAGTGCGCTGGTCTCATATCGTGACCAGTACCACACACAAAACGTTGCGCGGGCCACGCGGTGCCTTTATTTTGTGTAAAAAAGAATTTGCAGAGGCGGTGGATAAGGGCTGTCCGCTTGTGCTCGGCGGCCCGCTGCCACATGTGATGGCAGCAAAGGCGGTTGCGTTTCGTGAAGCTCGAAATGCTGCTTTTAAAACCTATGCGCACGCAGTCCGTGATAATGCGCGTGCGCTGGCAGATGCCTGCATACAACAGGGGATGCAGCTGCAGACAGGGGGGACGGATAACCATCTGCTATTGCTTGACGTGCGTCCGTTTGGACTGACAGGTCGTCAGGCAGAGCGCGCGCTGATAGACTGCGGAGTGACGCTCAACCGTAACTCGCTCCCCTTTGACCCAAACGGCGCATGGCTCACCAGCGGACTGCGCATCGGAACCCCCGCGGTAACGAGCCTTGGAATGGGGCCTGAGGAAATGAAAAGAATAGCGCGCCTGATCGCGCGCGTGCTCGGCGCTGCAACGCCTGTGCGGACAAAGACAGGTGCGCTAAGCAAATCGGCGGCCGAGGTGCCCGGCGAGGTTAGAAGCTCAGTCTGCTCGGAAGTGCGGGAGCTGCTCGCACGCTTCACGTTGTACCCTGAACTCGACGAACCCTTCTTGCGCGCACACTTTACGCGTCGCCCTGCGGACAAAACACCTGCCGACGAAGGGACTTGA
- a CDS encoding ATP-binding protein, which produces MHSGQQLLEKNSIIISGLPPWAQELSKKYCSKTVNLYFVHGNIRDFLPHRDIQGSFSFVRINDYISEVIFGNRDIIVFYDKSAGLTFCLQEMLSAYLERMHAQYPTEALADFLSRDPVKAFAYLERYFIMNMKQNKRMVLIIDYSESLVPSEDIANLSETDRYCFVTLNRWANDPVFTNEDISVVMLTENITDINSRFTASPSTVKIHIPLPNEETRIRFLEYLKTQEEILVLERGLNTEKIGKLTSGLNLVNLHQLAAETYQTIDANGKPEDNISRLSHTDSATLQFLKRKKQEIIEHEAGGLLEFVDTSCDLSYVAGNVFVKKRLYNAVRAIKQGRADVLPMGYLISGPIGTGKSFMVSAFAGEIGIPMVRLCNFQATQPGITQSNLEKTLNILKALTPVAVMVDEADAVFGRRNAPAGESRIFAQIAGFMGNTQHRGNIIWFLITSRPDLLPIDLKRQGRAEEHLALFYPETTKEKTEIFEALKKKLRIKLKDVHVPAIIRRIKFAVSGSDLEAILVRAQLTAAMENRTMVTTQDITRTIEDFIPPAYPHEIELQNLVAVLECTGKEMLPARYQHLDRSKLVADIRELKLLMGEK; this is translated from the coding sequence GTGCATTCGGGGCAGCAATTACTTGAAAAGAACAGTATTATTATCAGCGGTCTTCCCCCCTGGGCGCAGGAGTTGTCCAAGAAGTATTGCTCTAAAACGGTCAATCTGTACTTCGTACATGGCAATATCCGTGACTTCCTCCCCCATCGCGATATTCAGGGCAGCTTCTCCTTCGTTCGCATTAATGACTACATATCTGAGGTTATCTTCGGTAACCGGGATATCATCGTCTTCTATGACAAATCTGCAGGGCTCACATTTTGTCTACAAGAAATGCTGAGCGCTTACTTAGAGCGTATGCATGCCCAGTATCCTACTGAGGCACTTGCTGACTTTCTTTCGCGTGATCCGGTGAAAGCTTTTGCGTACCTTGAGCGCTACTTTATTATGAACATGAAACAGAATAAGCGTATGGTCCTCATCATCGACTATTCTGAATCTCTCGTTCCCTCAGAAGATATTGCAAACTTAAGCGAAACAGATCGCTATTGCTTCGTCACCCTCAATCGCTGGGCAAATGATCCGGTGTTCACAAACGAAGACATATCCGTTGTGATGCTCACGGAGAATATCACTGACATCAACAGTCGGTTCACCGCTTCTCCTTCCACCGTTAAGATTCACATACCCCTGCCAAATGAAGAAACACGGATACGCTTTCTTGAATATCTCAAAACCCAGGAGGAGATTTTAGTACTTGAACGTGGGTTGAATACGGAGAAAATTGGCAAACTCACTTCCGGTTTGAATTTAGTGAACCTCCACCAGCTTGCGGCAGAGACGTACCAAACGATCGATGCAAATGGGAAGCCAGAGGACAATATCAGTAGACTTTCCCATACGGACTCTGCAACCTTACAATTTCTAAAAAGGAAGAAACAGGAAATTATTGAGCACGAAGCAGGCGGTTTGTTGGAATTTGTCGACACATCCTGCGACCTTTCATACGTTGCAGGAAATGTCTTTGTAAAAAAGAGATTGTATAACGCAGTGCGCGCCATTAAGCAAGGAAGAGCAGATGTGTTGCCAATGGGATACCTTATCTCAGGGCCGATTGGGACAGGCAAATCATTTATGGTTTCCGCATTTGCGGGGGAAATTGGGATTCCCATGGTGCGTTTGTGTAATTTCCAGGCAACGCAGCCTGGCATTACACAGTCGAACCTAGAAAAAACGCTCAACATCCTCAAAGCGCTTACCCCGGTAGCGGTGATGGTGGACGAAGCTGATGCGGTGTTTGGTAGGCGTAACGCGCCGGCAGGTGAATCGCGTATTTTTGCACAAATTGCAGGGTTTATGGGTAACACCCAACACCGGGGCAATATTATTTGGTTCCTGATTACTTCGCGCCCAGACTTGCTACCAATAGATCTGAAACGACAGGGACGCGCAGAAGAGCATCTTGCGCTCTTCTACCCTGAAACCACAAAAGAAAAAACGGAAATTTTTGAAGCACTCAAAAAAAAATTACGTATCAAGCTCAAAGATGTACACGTACCGGCAATCATTCGCAGAATAAAATTCGCTGTTTCCGGTTCGGACTTAGAAGCCATTTTAGTACGCGCCCAGCTAACTGCTGCGATGGAAAATCGCACGATGGTAACCACACAGGACATCACCCGCACCATTGAAGACTTTATCCCTCCTGCTTATCCGCACGAAATTGAACTGCAAAATTTAGTGGCAGTACTCGAATGCACAGGAAAGGAAATGCTCCCTGCGCGTTATCAGCATTTAGATCGCTCTAAACTGGTGGCAGATATTCGGGAACTAAAACTCCTCATGGGAGAAAAATAA
- a CDS encoding RluA family pseudouridine synthase, producing the protein MSYSCSAESTSVCSVHFSVFRIPGATCRCDVFCAEHVFFCARSQLKRIVRALCVNGHTAKFSRPLHVRDRVSFEWVRSVPPALIPENISLSILFENEDIIAVNKAQGMIVHPGAGHWTGTLVQALSFYRVYRARFEDEFSRQFQKGFPDFFSTLRQGIVHRLDKDTSGVLLTSRNMHAHEALVRSFKKRQVRKVYLALLQGVPARGVGVIETTIVRDRRRRTRFVASEDFSKGKYARTRYKVMKICGACAFVQFLLDTGRTHQIRVHARYLGCPVVGDPLYGSRNICGIPTTLMLHAYAVRFVLPRTKKRITLVAPIPLRFVRLIHRLSVR; encoded by the coding sequence GTGTCGTATTCTTGCAGTGCAGAAAGCACGTCGGTGTGCAGTGTTCATTTTTCCGTTTTTAGAATACCGGGCGCGACGTGTCGGTGTGATGTGTTCTGCGCAGAACATGTTTTTTTTTGTGCACGATCTCAGCTCAAGAGGATCGTGCGTGCATTGTGTGTGAATGGGCATACGGCAAAGTTTTCAAGACCTCTTCACGTGCGCGATCGGGTGTCTTTTGAGTGGGTACGCTCAGTGCCCCCGGCGCTCATTCCTGAGAATATATCGCTTTCTATTCTGTTTGAAAACGAAGACATTATTGCGGTGAACAAAGCGCAGGGCATGATAGTACATCCTGGGGCAGGCCACTGGACGGGAACACTTGTTCAGGCGCTCAGTTTCTACCGGGTGTATCGTGCACGTTTTGAGGATGAGTTTTCTCGTCAATTTCAGAAAGGATTTCCCGATTTTTTCAGTACCCTGCGTCAGGGTATTGTGCACCGTTTGGATAAAGATACATCGGGCGTACTCCTCACTTCGCGCAACATGCATGCTCATGAGGCACTTGTACGTTCGTTTAAAAAAAGACAAGTAAGAAAAGTATATCTTGCGTTATTGCAGGGTGTTCCTGCACGCGGGGTTGGGGTGATTGAAACAACAATCGTGCGAGATAGAAGACGACGCACGCGGTTTGTTGCGTCTGAAGATTTTTCAAAAGGAAAGTACGCACGTACGCGATACAAGGTGATGAAAATATGTGGGGCGTGCGCTTTTGTCCAGTTTCTATTGGATACTGGTCGTACCCATCAGATACGTGTGCACGCGCGATACCTAGGATGTCCCGTTGTAGGAGATCCGTTGTATGGTTCCCGGAATATCTGTGGCATACCCACAACACTCATGCTTCATGCGTACGCAGTACGGTTTGTTCTTCCGAGAACGAAAAAACGCATAACGCTGGTAGCGCCCATACCGCTTCGTTTTGTTCGACTGATACACCGATTATCGGTTAGGTAG
- a CDS encoding type II CAAX prenyl endopeptidase Rce1 family protein: MAITTAGDICALYPLCPILLHCSTLMHLSPLRNTPHVLHAAAAVTEYAFVLSTLVFPSFCFSLPSPFPFPEGEGGAFYVRLFLNALSEEVLFRAYIPERLCHHATSCTARACGEVLSVLLFALAHRPAGSATLFAGAAGAALRVLFVREKKRSGSRARASALCTAVHALWNAYAIAAAAR, from the coding sequence ATGGCCATCACCACTGCAGGGGATATATGCGCTCTGTACCCCCTCTGCCCGATTCTGTTACACTGTTCCACGCTGATGCACCTCTCCCCTTTGCGCAACACGCCACACGTACTGCACGCTGCGGCGGCTGTTACCGAATACGCGTTCGTACTCAGCACGCTAGTATTTCCTTCCTTCTGTTTTTCTCTTCCCTCACCGTTTCCCTTCCCAGAAGGGGAAGGGGGAGCTTTTTATGTACGGCTTTTTTTAAATGCTCTGAGCGAAGAAGTGCTCTTTCGCGCCTATATACCTGAGCGTCTGTGCCACCATGCCACTTCCTGCACTGCACGCGCCTGTGGCGAGGTACTGTCAGTCCTTCTCTTTGCTCTTGCACACCGGCCCGCAGGCAGCGCCACGCTGTTTGCAGGAGCTGCGGGCGCAGCGCTACGGGTACTTTTTGTAAGAGAGAAAAAAAGAAGCGGCTCCCGCGCGCGCGCAAGCGCACTGTGCACTGCAGTCCACGCGCTCTGGAACGCGTACGCGATTGCTGCCGCCGCGCGCTAG
- a CDS encoding helix-turn-helix domain-containing protein, with protein MPDIGELLKTTRERKHLSLEQAAHETSIARRYLEALENDEYDVFPGEPYILGFLRNYCEYLQLDTEQCIARYKHLKIQEMSLPTETLLPSKRWGSFPLLKGVACVLFLGGVLGVYYARHRALGFLSRIVFFGRAQRTPRELSPPDATGAVRETVSLSSAQHEERARRTRSSASRYTLAEEKFEHTVFPGDVLVISSGGNAYELTVSRTTPHLYLDTPIGTQVISLGQRLVMDLNTDVQPDVEISVEDIEAHQADGGARVRVFTGSLVQTLRDRSAQSFVPTSGVNVSGQTGVAAGARYQVLFEGGVAYPVTMNATFRSYCLFRYEADRTRREERYYQKGEQLTVQANNGIRVWASNGNVVQLQIVAGGKTVDVGLSRPGEVLVKDIKWIKDEDAGRFKFVVMEVD; from the coding sequence ATGCCAGATATTGGAGAGCTGCTAAAGACGACGCGCGAACGCAAACACCTCAGTCTCGAACAGGCTGCGCACGAGACGAGTATCGCACGCCGTTACCTGGAGGCGCTCGAGAACGATGAGTATGATGTTTTTCCCGGCGAACCCTACATCCTTGGCTTTTTGCGCAATTACTGCGAGTACCTCCAGCTGGATACGGAGCAGTGCATCGCTCGCTATAAACATTTAAAAATTCAAGAAATGTCGCTGCCAACGGAGACCCTCCTACCGAGTAAACGGTGGGGTTCATTTCCCCTGTTAAAGGGAGTTGCCTGTGTGCTCTTCCTGGGTGGGGTGCTGGGTGTGTATTACGCGCGGCACCGCGCGCTGGGTTTTCTATCCCGTATTGTGTTCTTTGGCAGAGCACAGCGTACCCCAAGGGAGCTGTCTCCCCCCGATGCAACGGGGGCGGTGCGCGAAACAGTGTCGCTGTCTTCTGCACAACATGAGGAGCGTGCGCGACGCACGCGTTCGAGCGCATCTCGCTATACGCTTGCTGAGGAAAAGTTTGAACACACGGTCTTTCCAGGAGATGTGTTGGTTATCAGTTCCGGGGGGAATGCGTACGAGCTAACCGTCAGCCGCACTACGCCGCACCTGTATCTGGACACGCCCATTGGTACACAGGTGATCTCTCTTGGTCAGCGCCTAGTGATGGATTTGAATACAGATGTGCAGCCGGACGTAGAAATAAGTGTGGAAGACATTGAAGCACATCAGGCGGACGGGGGCGCGCGTGTTCGCGTGTTTACAGGTAGTCTGGTGCAGACGCTCCGTGATCGCAGTGCTCAGAGCTTTGTGCCTACAAGTGGGGTAAATGTCTCTGGTCAGACGGGAGTCGCTGCCGGCGCGCGATATCAAGTTTTGTTTGAAGGCGGTGTTGCGTACCCGGTGACAATGAACGCAACGTTTCGCTCGTACTGTTTGTTCCGGTACGAAGCAGATCGCACGCGGCGGGAGGAGCGGTATTACCAAAAGGGCGAGCAGCTGACGGTGCAAGCAAACAACGGGATTCGGGTGTGGGCATCTAACGGGAATGTGGTGCAGCTGCAAATTGTCGCAGGCGGTAAGACGGTGGATGTAGGCCTCAGCCGTCCGGGGGAAGTGCTGGTCAAAGACATCAAATGGATCAAAGATGAGGACGCCGGGCGGTTCAAGTTCGTGGTCATGGAAGTAGACTAG